The sequence below is a genomic window from Stigmatopora nigra isolate UIUO_SnigA chromosome 16, RoL_Snig_1.1, whole genome shotgun sequence.
GAAGAACAAAACCATCGAGAGGCCTCCGTCAGCTCCCAGAACCAAAAAGAAGTACTCTAGTATTTTTTCGCCTTTTCATACAGTCCGGGGTAAAGCGGGGTCTGAGTTGTCTTACTTCAACTCTGCTAACGCTCTGGATACCCTTACAGAAGCCACGCGGTGTATTGCTTTCAATGCCCAAGTTGGGCCTGGAGACAGTGTCCCCATTGATGAGGGACGATGGCTAATTAGAGAGAATGCACTGATCCGGAAATCAGTTTCTGACCCTACTGGAATCAACAAAAATCTGAGCAACCCTGCCCAAGACGAAGATGGCTACGAGGACACTTTAGAAGACACTCCCTACTCTCATTTCAGTACTACATCTGAGCCAGAAGACCCTCTAAAGTCCAAAATATGTACTTATTTCTCCTTGCCACACACAAGTGATTCCGAGGTGTGTCAGGACGAAGCTGTGACGTCAGAAGCAAAACTAGAAACCGCCCCCAAAACCAAGTCCGAGAGAAACGGGTCAGTCGTCCTTGGGATGCCAGACAACAAGGTACACCCATTGGTTGAGATCCCGTTGGACGGTGAGGTGGCGGTTGTAGCACAACCCAAAAAAGGACAGGGTGCGGTAAGCCAAAGTCTTcaagaacctgatgctttgGATCTGTTGTATAACTTCTGTGGTGAAAACTGTCCCATcttgtgaacaaaaaaatggtgcctATTTTTCCTAAAGTTGCCATAGCCTTGGCAAGAacaatgaattcattttgatttgtcTGTAAAGGGTGTAACAAGACCTTAGAAATTGGgaaatacaaaacaatacaatGTCAAGTTCTAGGACCAAACATAGTAGGTACTTACCGTATTAGTTTTTGTTTACATAGTTTTCTATTTACGTTACACCCCTGTGGTTAACAGTCACAGCTACCAAAAAGGGActcatgtaaataaatataggtgtgtgtttgtttttcattcgtTTTTCTGCCTCCGGTTGGACAGAACAGAAGCTTTGGGAAGATTTAGCGTAATCTGGTTTTAAAGTACTTAAAGGAGATCAGATCCAAGCAGATGTCAGATAACAGGTGAGGTGTGCAGCTATCGTTTGACCTAAGCTTCAGGTCATACTCTatcatatataaaaatgtatttttgtactttataaaaaGGGTATAAACATTCCTATTTTTAACATCTTCATGTATATTTATGACGAGTATGTTTGTACCTTGTTAAACTGTTTTTAGTGTTTCTGTATAGTAAAAACACGGTGATCTCAAAAGAgaagttaaaatgtttaaaaaagttgGCAGCTGTGACAAATGTGTGTCTTTAAACTCTTGTGAGGTTattaaaaaagtgtcattttaaaCAAGTTTTGGTCCTGGTTTCTGTTCGTCACTCCCTCATACAAATAATCAAGATGCTTTGTTTTTAAGACTGACCTGATGGTTATCCCTTGTCCAATCCAGCTTGAGGAAACACTTCTGTTGttccaagcatgtttttttgagcGACCCATGTTGTGACAGGAGCTTTGAGGAATGCgctaaaaaagaaaagcaaaacaaaacagttaAAACTTACAGAAACGCCCGGAATACTTCAAGAAAAAACGGATACTTACTACACCGGGAAGTAGGGGTCGCTGCCAAAACAAAGTGAGCCGGCAAAGACAGCAAAACTTTGACAATTTAttacttaaataaatatttacaacgtatttttttgtaaaaaccaaAGTCATAAAGGagggtgttaaaaaaaagagccttAAAGACCTTCCACATTGTTTATTATAAATGTTATAGTAAGCATTATCTACATAACCGTTTGATATTATACAGTGTAAATTGATAGGAAGATGATAATGTAAACTAACtatgtcaaaaataaaataaaaataaagtcacgCTGTTAATTAAAAGCAGgcacaacaaaaaaagagcaaaatggACAGactgaatgaagaaaaaataataataattttacagAATAGGTTATAATGCCTTGTTTGCTTAAATTGCAAACAGTTTATGGCTCAGCTTGGAAAAAAACAGGCataaaggtgatttttttttgttaaagtacTGTAAAAAATAATTCCCAAGCTACATTTCTAGACATTGCCAAGTGGATTTAAAATTGGACACATTGTGAGTTTgaaaatgtgataaaaatatggatttttaaaaaaaaatgaagcaggtACTGATTGGTAAACACTGCGTTCAATTgggaataaaatatatataaaatgcatattttgggcCGCAGTGAAAATTTGATTTCGACAAAAAACACTACAAGATTGAAATTTGAGCTAAAAGGatctaatttttaaaaacatacaaattaaaaatcctaaaaacagtggaatattttttttcaggtacATTTTGATATCCCTCCGATTAAAGTAATAGAATAACAACAAAGAAGTTACGTTttcaagaaaacaaatgaaagggTGAAATTTCAAGACTTACTTGGTAGTACTTGAggaaaaagccccaaaaagtTGGCTagtctcaagtttttttttttttaaagatttaccTTGAAAAATAGTGGATTTCATTCTCCCAAAATGCTCTTGTAGTGTAATTAATTCTTCTTTTCCGGGTGGCCATAATActtgggattttccaaataaATTTGATCTGTGAACATGAAGAGTGAAATTTGTTCATCCTGAGTTTAAAACCaaggtattgtttttttttttgagaaaacttGAGGTCCATCCGACATCATTTTGGTGAAGGGGGAATCCACTTTTGGCGTCGCCCTCAACTCAGGAATCAAGCGCCATTACGGAATCAGTTTTAGGCGCTTTTGGATGCGTCCCACTGACAAAGTTGTACACCAAAAACTGTGAGGTGCCAAAGTAGTGCGTGGCAAAAAGCTTCCCGTCGGGCGTTGGGTCCGAGAACGCGATCTCGTCTTTGCTCAGGTAAGAACCgaaaatgaaattatttctgtggattggaaaatgaatggtgtTTTGCCTCGGATCGCCCAATCGACGGTATGGCGACAGTTCGGCACTAACCTGAGGCACTCGACCAACCGCGAGGCGATGGCTCGTCGTCTCATCATGCTCACCACCCAAATTCTGCTGATGCCGCAAAGCGCCGGTTCGGCCGTGGTGGAGCAACACCAAGCCCTCTGGCGTTCGAACATGACCTTTTCCCGTTCCGAGCCTTCGGGTTCCGGTTCTTCGATGACTCGGTAGCCCTGTGAAAAGGTGGACGAGTGATTTCTAGAGTTCGAACTAAAGAAATTAGGATGTATCTGACCTCGTTTATGTGCTCGGCTATGAGGCATCCTGCTACTTTCTTGTCGTTGGTGATGAAGAGGAAGGTCTTGGTCTGTGAAGGACATTTTGTCCCCACTTGCTGGAAGCCGAGATCGTTGTCCACCATCTCCCGGATCTCCTCAACCTGAGATGTAGTACAAAAGGTAGCTTGTTGTTAGATGTCTTTAGTtgatggttttatttatttaacattgcatagaaacttttggtttgaaggcaaatttataaaaaataaagaggcCTGTAAAAAtgtctgcaggttttattctttacttttcataatATACTTCTAGAGTAAGCCAACAGtacttttcaaatttgaaaaagtcctttatttacttattaacaAAAGTTTAAATATGGACTAAAAAGGTGTGATAGATATAATTTGACTggtaattgtattatttttaatcgtgataacaatttttgctTAAGTCTACATTAAAACTCCGCAAAAGATAAATTTTGAAACCGCTACCTTCTTTAGCGCATATTTGGGATCTTCCGGCAGGACCAAAATGATTTTGCCATCGGGGAACTCTCCCAAGATTCTCTCCTTTTTCCAACCCTGAAATGAACCACAGACAAAAGTCAGGATAAAAACAGACAATCCACCATCCAATAGTGAGTGGCTTCATGTTTTTTCCGTCTCACCACGTATTTAACAGCGCTGACAAACTGATTGTGAAAAAGCAAATGCTGCGATTCGTCTTCAGGATTAGCGGCAGAGTACAGCATCCCGCAGACGTTGCAGGCCACGGCTCCAAAGTGCTTCTGTCCAGCATCctgtaaaacaacaaaacacaattaACCCTCCACGTTCGTCGACCCGAGACGGTTTTTCGTCGCTTGACCACCTACGATGATAGTTTGTGTGCCGTCTTTGTCGGCCTCCTTTAGTTTCTTGACTTCTCTTTGCAGACATGGTTCCGAAAGTGGAGTCGCTACGTCTTGGGGCTTTGAAACGGCgctgctaaaaaaaattatagaatGAATACAGATTGCAGGAAAACTGTGGGTGGGACTTACTCTTGACTAGGTGGTTCTGGGCCATCTGTGCTTTTCGGGGCGGTTTCAGTCTTTTGGCACTGATCGTCAACTGTAGggaaaataatgtaataattgTAAAGTCCTGTGGAGGTTCACAAAAGAGGCAGGTTACTAGAAAAAAAGCTGACCTTCAGGTTTTCCTTCACTTTGCTGCGCCTTAGACGGATTCTCTTTGGAAGGAGGAGGACTTTTAGCTGGACTTGAACTGGAAACGTTGGCGACCTTATGAAGAATGAGAGTTTTGagttaaattattaaaaatggtTCATGTTTTGAAGTTGAATTAAGATTCCTACCTTGCTTGCCGTGGCAGGAGTTGGACCGAGAACCGGCTGAGGGTTGATCTGGGATGTGTTAGAAACCACTGGCAGGGCGGTCTGAGTGAGTTGGGATGAAATGGAACCCGTCTGCTGTGTTGGAGTGGCAGCTGGGACTGGTTTTGGTTGTGGAACTGCAGTTGAAGGAGATGGTTTGGGTGCAGATGCCATGGGGGTTTTGGGCTGAGGTGGTGAGGCGGTGGCAGGATTTGGACGAGGAGAACATGAAGGCTTGGACTGAGAAGCCGTTGTAGCCGTTGGAGCTGTGGGCTTTGATTGAGCTGGGATCTGTCCCGAAGAGGTGCTTGGGGGTTTTGGTTTTGCCTGGCTGGCAAACTGAGGTGGGGCTTTCAACTGAACTAAGGGACTGGACTGACCGCGGGGATGGTTAGGCCGAGGAAGAGGGATAGTCCTCTTGGGAGGTGCTGGTAGAGGGTCGTCGTCCAGTTCGAAATCGTCAGGTGAGTACCTGGGTCGTGGTTTGTATGGCTTGTACTCCACGGGTTGTGGTTTTGCTGCCTTAAGTCCATTAGGCATGGGCGGAGGAATGGCTGGGAGAGACCTTTTGGTGGATGACCGGGTGACTTTGGGGGTGGGAGTCAGAGGGGTTGTTACCTTGGAGGTCTGAGCTTTACTACTTTGTCTGGTGACCCTTGTGGTTTCAGGTTTGGCTGGTTCCGCTGGGGGCGTTTGCTTTTTCGGGGATTctggttttatttctgtttCGGTATTGGAGGTTTCTATTTTTGGGGGTTCTGTTTTAGGAGCTTCAGCTTCGAGGGGTTCCGCCACGGGATGTTCCGTTTTGGGTGATCCGGGTTTGGGGTTAGGAGTTAAGGCAGGACTTGGAAGAGGAGAGGAGTTGGCTTTGGGTGTCTCGGTGGTGGCTGTTGTGGAATTGGTGGATAAAAGGCTGGGTGGGATCATCGAAGCTTGCCAGTCCATGTCGGAGAAGATTTGATTGGCCTGGTCTGACTTCATCTTCTTCATTCGTGCCCATGACATCTTCTCCCTTTGCAGTTCAACTTGTCTTAACTTCTGATATCGTGTCAACTTTTTCTTCTCGTGCGCCTTAAGGGGAACGGAGACTTGCGAGACAAAGAAGCGTCTTTTTGGCGGGTCTTCCGCCGCCGGCTTTGTTTCAGCAGGGGGTGGCTGAACGACGGGGGGCTCCTCGGCAGGGGGGATCGTTTCTGAGGAGCTTTCGGCTTCAGCGGGAGCTTTGACGTCAACGGCGGCGACTTCCACTTCTTTGGCGGGTGGATTTTCCTTCTTGACGGCCTCACCTTTAGCGACC
It includes:
- the LOC144209831 gene encoding N-acetyltransferase ESCO1-like, with the translated sequence MLYSAANPEDESQHLLFHNQFVSAVKYVGWKKERILGEFPDGKIILVLPEDPKYALKKVEEIREMVDNDLGFQQVGTKCPSQTKTFLFITNDKKVAGCLIAEHINEGYRVIEEPEPEGSEREKVMFERQRAWCCSTTAEPALCGISRIWVVSMMRRRAIASRLVECLRNNFIFGSYLSKDEIAFSDPTPDGKLFATHYFGTSQFLVYNFVSGTHPKAPKTDSVMALDS
- the LOC144209830 gene encoding uncharacterized protein LOC144209830, translated to MKDVQQPTTLEDTPEEGGVGDMEKINLVYLTSVVSTQDPKEDIPTNKSTENTDHLLLEKDKGPKETPVLEEKTVPTEFEVVANVSEHPQNDLPVLAPLVSSGEELNDGTSEEYIILEPVKEGKIPLDIVSEAVAVSGLSDLTSQESPNGSSPVINGPQQTFLLKPVEQTPATVEDVAGTPTCEKTEGVSMLPSATLDHVVQASSTVVESSVSQSHGVNLVMEEGSGADLGLQEFQILQEMEIGEEIVVVEGENEDDSLVLVKDTGQAPLPVKPEKNTVSEAFSKPADSSIVPDVNSNVTVEKPKKQEMNTQARTKARLAALAEQKAAAMKRTANRQQLNLLALCHEIAEDIATDSMLLKRIEEEKQAAVAKGEAVKKENPPAKEVEVAAVDVKAPAEAESSSETIPPAEEPPVVQPPPAETKPAAEDPPKRRFFVSQVSVPLKAHEKKKLTRYQKLRQVELQREKMSWARMKKMKSDQANQIFSDMDWQASMIPPSLLSTNSTTATTETPKANSSPLPSPALTPNPKPGSPKTEHPVAEPLEAEAPKTEPPKIETSNTETEIKPESPKKQTPPAEPAKPETTRVTRQSSKAQTSKVTTPLTPTPKVTRSSTKRSLPAIPPPMPNGLKAAKPQPVEYKPYKPRPRYSPDDFELDDDPLPAPPKRTIPLPRPNHPRGQSSPLVQLKAPPQFASQAKPKPPSTSSGQIPAQSKPTAPTATTASQSKPSCSPRPNPATASPPQPKTPMASAPKPSPSTAVPQPKPVPAATPTQQTGSISSQLTQTALPVVSNTSQINPQPVLGPTPATASKVANVSSSSPAKSPPPSKENPSKAQQSEGKPEVDDQCQKTETAPKSTDGPEPPSQE